Proteins from a single region of Stutzerimonas stutzeri:
- the narH gene encoding nitrate reductase subunit beta, translating into MKIRSQVGMVLNLDKCIGCHTCSITCKNVWTSREGMEYAWFNNVETKPGIGYPKEWENQDKWKGGWVRNGDGTINPRIGGKFRVLANIFANPDLPTIDDYYEPFDFDYQNLHTAPISDHQPVARPRSLISGQRMEKIEWGPNWEEILGTEFAKRRKDKNFDNIQADIYGQYENTFMMYLPRLCEHCLNPTCAAACPSGAIYKREEDGIVLIDQEKCRGWRMCISGCPYKKIYFNWKSGKSEKCIFCFPRIEAGMPTVCAETCVGRIRYLGVLLYDADRIHEVASTVNEQDLYAKQLEIFLDPFDPKVIEQALNDGVPMSVIEAAQKSPVYKMAVDWKLALPLHPEYRTLPMVWYVPPLSPIQNAASAGHVSMDGVLPDVDSLRIPLRYLANLLTAGDEEPVKLALKRMLAMRAYKRAEQVDGVQDLKVLESVGLSVAQVEDMYRYLAIANYEDRYVIPTAHREEAMSDAFAERSGCGFSFGSGCSGASDTNMFGAKKANRRDIIKTVQLWED; encoded by the coding sequence ATGAAGATTCGTTCACAAGTTGGCATGGTCCTGAACCTGGACAAGTGCATCGGCTGCCACACCTGCTCGATCACCTGCAAGAACGTCTGGACCAGCCGCGAAGGCATGGAATACGCCTGGTTCAACAACGTCGAGACCAAGCCTGGCATCGGCTACCCGAAAGAGTGGGAGAACCAGGACAAGTGGAAGGGCGGCTGGGTGCGCAACGGCGACGGCACCATCAACCCGCGTATCGGTGGCAAGTTCCGCGTCTTGGCGAACATCTTCGCCAACCCGGACCTGCCAACCATCGACGACTACTACGAGCCGTTCGACTTCGACTACCAGAACCTGCACACCGCGCCGATCTCCGATCACCAGCCGGTAGCACGTCCGCGCTCGCTGATTTCCGGCCAGCGCATGGAGAAGATCGAGTGGGGTCCGAACTGGGAGGAGATTCTCGGTACCGAGTTCGCCAAGCGTCGCAAGGACAAGAACTTCGACAACATTCAGGCGGACATCTACGGGCAGTACGAAAACACCTTCATGATGTACCTGCCGCGCCTGTGCGAGCACTGCTTGAACCCGACCTGCGCGGCGGCTTGCCCGAGCGGCGCGATCTACAAGCGCGAGGAGGACGGCATCGTCCTCATCGACCAGGAGAAGTGCCGCGGCTGGCGCATGTGCATCAGCGGCTGCCCGTACAAGAAGATCTACTTCAACTGGAAGAGCGGCAAATCCGAGAAGTGCATCTTCTGCTTCCCGCGCATCGAGGCCGGCATGCCGACCGTCTGTGCCGAGACCTGCGTAGGCCGCATCCGCTACCTCGGTGTGCTGCTGTACGACGCCGACCGCATCCATGAAGTGGCTAGCACCGTCAACGAGCAGGACCTGTACGCCAAGCAACTGGAGATCTTCCTCGATCCGTTCGATCCGAAGGTCATCGAGCAGGCGCTCAACGACGGCGTACCGATGTCGGTGATCGAAGCTGCGCAGAAGTCGCCGGTGTACAAGATGGCGGTCGACTGGAAGCTGGCCCTGCCGCTGCACCCGGAATACCGCACGCTGCCGATGGTGTGGTACGTGCCGCCGCTGTCGCCGATCCAGAACGCTGCCAGTGCCGGTCACGTCAGCATGGACGGCGTGCTGCCGGACGTCGACAGCCTGCGCATCCCGCTGCGTTACCTGGCCAACCTGCTCACTGCAGGTGACGAGGAGCCGGTCAAGCTGGCGCTCAAGCGCATGCTCGCCATGCGTGCCTACAAGCGGGCCGAGCAGGTCGATGGCGTGCAGGATCTCAAGGTGCTGGAGAGCGTCGGTCTGTCGGTGGCCCAGGTGGAGGACATGTACCGCTACCTGGCCATCGCCAACTACGAGGACCGCTACGTGATCCCGACCGCGCACCGCGAAGAGGCCATGAGCGACGCCTTCGCCGAGCGTTCCGGTTGCGGCTTCAGCTTCGGCAGTGGCTGCTCGGGTGCCTCGGACACCAACATGTTCGGTGCCAAGAAGGCCAACCGCCGCGACATCATCAAGACCGTCCAGCTGTGGGAGGACTGA
- a CDS encoding nitrate reductase subunit alpha: MSHLLDQLRFFNRKQGEFADGHGETRIESRDWENVYRSRWQYDKIVRSTHGVNCTGSCSWKIYVKNGLITWETQQTDYPRTRNDLPNHEPRGCPRGASYSWYIYSANRLKYPKVRKPLLKLWRDARRNMSPVDAWASIVEDKAKAESYKSKRGMGGFIRSSWEEVNEIIAAANVYTVKQYGPDRVIGFSPIPAMSMVSYAAGSRYLSLIGGVCLSFYDWYCDLPPASPQVWGEQTDVPESADWYNSNYIIAWGSNVPQTRTPDAHFFTEVRYKGTKTVAITPDYAEVAKLTDLWLNPKQGTDAALAQAFAHVIFKEFHLEKPSEYFRDYAKRYTDLPVLVRLNEKDGSYIADRFLRASDLADNLGQENNPEWKTIAVDGSTGELVSPLGSIGYRWGEKGKWNIEAREGKDGRDVDLSLTQIEGGETAEVAFPYFGGILHEHFQHAEGESIQLRRVPVRTITLADGSTTKVATVFDLMAANLGIDRGLGGANVASSYDDASVPGTPAWQEVITGVSREKAIQIAREFADNADKTHGRSMIIVGAAMNHWYHMDMNYRGLINMLMLCGCVGQTGGGWAHYVGQEKLRPQCGWLPLAFGLDWSRPPRQMNGTSFFYNHSSQWRHEKMSIHEVLSPLADKSQFPEHMLDYNIRAERAGWLPSAPQLNRNPLQVCRDAEAAGMSPVDYVTQSLKDGSLKFACEQPDNPDNFPRNMFIWRSNLLGSSGKGHEYMLKYLLGTKNGVMNEDLGKRDGFKPLEAEWQDDGAIGKLDLVTTLDFRMSSTCVYSDIVLPTATWYEKDDMNTSDMHPFIHPLSAAIDPAWEARSDWEIYKGIAKAFSKMAEGQLGVEKDLVTVPLLHDSPGELAQPFGGTDWKTAGVDPQPGKNCPNMAVVERDYPATYKKFTSLGPLLDKLGNGGKGINWNTQDEVDFLGELNYKVRDEGVSKGRPQIESAIDAAEVILSLAPETNGHVALKAWAALSEFTGRDHSHLALPKEHEAIRFRDIQAQPRKIISSPTWSGLEDEHVSYNAGYTNVHEYIPWRTLTGRQQFFQDHPWMQAFGEQLMSYRPPINTRTIDYVKGKKSNGNTEIVLNWITPHQKWGIHSTYSDNLIMLTLSRGGPIVWMSEVDAKKAGIEDNDWIECFNANGALTARAVVSQRVMEGMVMMYHAQERIVNVPGSETTKTRGGHHNSVTRVVLKPTHMIGGYAQQAYGFNYYGTVGCNRDEFVVVRKMAKVDWLDGPNGNDLPQPLPQDI; the protein is encoded by the coding sequence ATGAGCCACTTGCTCGATCAACTGCGCTTCTTCAACAGGAAGCAAGGCGAGTTCGCCGATGGTCATGGCGAAACCCGCATCGAATCCCGCGACTGGGAGAACGTCTACCGCTCGCGCTGGCAGTACGACAAGATCGTCCGTTCCACCCACGGGGTGAACTGCACCGGTTCGTGCTCCTGGAAGATCTACGTGAAGAACGGCCTGATCACCTGGGAAACCCAGCAGACCGACTACCCGCGTACCCGCAATGACCTGCCCAACCATGAGCCGCGCGGCTGCCCGCGTGGTGCCAGCTACAGCTGGTACATCTATAGCGCCAACCGCCTGAAGTACCCCAAGGTGCGCAAGCCGCTGCTCAAGCTGTGGCGTGATGCGCGGCGCAACATGAGCCCGGTGGACGCCTGGGCCAGCATCGTCGAGGACAAGGCCAAGGCCGAGTCCTACAAGAGCAAGCGCGGCATGGGTGGTTTCATCCGTTCCAGCTGGGAAGAAGTCAACGAGATCATCGCTGCAGCCAACGTTTACACCGTCAAGCAGTATGGCCCGGACCGCGTCATCGGCTTCTCGCCAATCCCGGCCATGTCGATGGTTTCCTACGCTGCCGGTAGCCGCTACCTGTCGCTGATCGGCGGCGTGTGCCTGTCGTTCTACGACTGGTACTGCGACCTGCCTCCGGCATCTCCACAAGTCTGGGGCGAGCAGACCGACGTGCCGGAATCGGCCGACTGGTACAACTCCAACTACATCATTGCCTGGGGCTCCAACGTCCCGCAGACCCGTACCCCAGATGCGCACTTCTTTACCGAAGTCCGCTACAAGGGCACCAAGACCGTCGCCATCACCCCGGACTACGCCGAAGTCGCCAAGCTCACCGACCTCTGGCTCAACCCGAAGCAGGGCACCGACGCCGCGCTGGCCCAGGCCTTCGCTCACGTCATCTTCAAGGAATTCCACCTGGAGAAGCCGAGCGAGTACTTCCGCGACTACGCCAAGCGCTACACCGACCTGCCGGTGCTGGTGCGCCTGAACGAGAAGGACGGCAGCTACATCGCCGACCGCTTCCTGCGCGCGTCCGATCTGGCCGACAACCTCGGCCAGGAAAACAACCCCGAGTGGAAGACCATCGCAGTCGACGGCAGCACCGGCGAGCTGGTTTCGCCGCTGGGTTCGATCGGTTACCGCTGGGGCGAGAAGGGCAAGTGGAACATCGAGGCCCGCGAAGGCAAGGACGGTCGTGATGTCGACCTCTCCCTGACCCAGATCGAGGGCGGCGAGACGGCCGAGGTCGCCTTCCCGTACTTCGGTGGCATCCTCCACGAGCACTTCCAGCACGCCGAAGGCGAAAGCATCCAGCTGCGCCGCGTGCCGGTCCGTACCATCACCCTGGCCGACGGCAGCACCACCAAGGTCGCCACCGTGTTCGACCTGATGGCCGCCAACCTGGGTATCGACCGTGGTCTGGGTGGCGCCAACGTCGCTTCCAGCTACGACGACGCCAGCGTGCCCGGCACTCCGGCCTGGCAGGAAGTCATCACTGGCGTATCCCGCGAGAAGGCGATCCAGATCGCCCGTGAATTCGCCGACAACGCCGACAAGACCCATGGCCGTTCCATGATCATCGTCGGTGCGGCGATGAACCACTGGTACCACATGGACATGAACTACCGTGGCCTGATCAACATGCTGATGTTGTGCGGCTGCGTGGGTCAGACCGGCGGCGGCTGGGCTCACTACGTCGGCCAGGAAAAGCTGCGCCCGCAGTGCGGCTGGCTGCCGCTGGCCTTCGGCCTCGACTGGAGCCGTCCGCCGCGCCAGATGAACGGCACCAGCTTCTTCTACAACCACAGTTCGCAGTGGCGCCACGAGAAGATGAGCATTCACGAAGTGCTCTCGCCGCTGGCCGACAAGTCGCAGTTCCCCGAGCACATGCTCGACTACAACATCCGCGCCGAACGCGCCGGCTGGCTGCCGAGTGCGCCGCAGCTCAATCGCAACCCGCTGCAGGTCTGCCGCGATGCAGAAGCGGCTGGCATGTCGCCGGTGGATTACGTCACCCAGTCGCTCAAGGACGGTTCGCTGAAGTTCGCCTGCGAGCAGCCGGACAACCCGGATAACTTCCCGCGCAACATGTTCATCTGGCGCTCCAACCTGCTGGGCAGCTCGGGCAAGGGCCACGAGTACATGCTCAAGTACCTGCTGGGCACCAAGAACGGCGTGATGAACGAGGACCTCGGCAAGCGCGACGGCTTCAAGCCGCTCGAGGCCGAATGGCAGGACGACGGCGCCATCGGCAAGCTCGACCTGGTCACCACCCTCGACTTCCGCATGTCCTCGACCTGCGTGTATTCCGACATCGTTCTGCCGACCGCGACCTGGTACGAGAAGGACGACATGAACACTTCGGACATGCACCCCTTCATTCACCCGCTGTCGGCAGCGATCGATCCGGCCTGGGAAGCGCGTTCGGACTGGGAGATCTACAAGGGCATCGCCAAGGCGTTCTCGAAGATGGCCGAAGGTCAGCTGGGCGTGGAGAAGGATCTGGTCACCGTGCCGCTCCTGCACGACAGCCCCGGCGAGCTGGCGCAGCCGTTCGGCGGCACCGACTGGAAAACAGCTGGCGTCGATCCGCAGCCGGGCAAGAACTGCCCGAACATGGCGGTGGTCGAGCGCGACTATCCGGCCACCTACAAGAAGTTCACCTCCCTCGGCCCGCTGCTCGACAAGCTCGGCAACGGTGGCAAGGGCATCAACTGGAACACCCAGGATGAAGTCGATTTCCTCGGCGAGCTGAACTACAAGGTGCGCGACGAGGGCGTCAGCAAAGGGCGCCCGCAGATCGAGTCGGCCATCGACGCCGCCGAGGTCATCCTCAGCCTGGCGCCGGAAACAAACGGTCATGTCGCCTTGAAGGCCTGGGCCGCGCTATCGGAATTCACCGGTCGCGACCACAGCCACCTGGCGCTGCCCAAGGAGCACGAGGCGATCCGCTTCCGTGACATCCAGGCGCAGCCGCGCAAGATCATCTCCAGCCCGACCTGGTCAGGCCTGGAAGACGAGCATGTGTCGTACAACGCCGGCTACACCAACGTCCACGAGTACATTCCGTGGCGCACCCTCACCGGCCGCCAGCAGTTCTTCCAGGATCACCCCTGGATGCAGGCCTTTGGTGAGCAGCTGATGAGCTACCGGCCGCCGATCAACACCCGCACCATCGACTACGTGAAGGGCAAGAAGAGCAACGGCAATACCGAGATCGTCCTCAATTGGATCACCCCGCACCAGAAGTGGGGCATCCACAGCACCTACTCGGACAACCTGATCATGCTAACCCTGAGCCGTGGTGGCCCGATCGTGTGGATGTCCGAAGTCGATGCCAAGAAGGCCGGCATCGAGGACAACGACTGGATCGAGTGCTTCAACGCCAACGGTGCCCTGACCGCCCGTGCGGTGGTCAGCCAGCGCGTGATGGAAGGCATGGTGATGATGTACCACGCCCAGGAACGCATCGTGAACGTGCCCGGCAGCGAGACCACCAAGACCCGCGGCGGCCACCACAACTCGGTGACCCGCGTGGTGCTCAAGCCCACCCACATGATCGGCGGTTACGCCCAGCAGGCGTACGGCTTCAACTACTACGGCACCGTGGGTTGCAACCGTGACGAGTTCGTCGTGGTACGCAAGATGGCCAAGGTCGACTGGCTCGACGGCCCGAACGGCAACGACCTGCCGCAACCCCTGCCGCAAGACATCTGA